In Rosa chinensis cultivar Old Blush chromosome 1, RchiOBHm-V2, whole genome shotgun sequence, a genomic segment contains:
- the LOC112194029 gene encoding receptor-like protein 6, with protein sequence MGLSSLCLIIVSIYILSTIVLFHLVVANSLQSYNTPTCHDNEIYALLQFKQSFVIDMSASDYEGAYPKISSWKSNSSCCSWDGVECDEKTGHVIGLDLSSSCLYGSFSSNNTLFSLVHLQRLNLAYNDFIGSEVPTSIRNFPRLRYLNLSYSAFSGHVPSEVRQLSKLSSLDLSRNYAMFSNEELLRSLAQNLTGLQTLDLSSINISSTVPDTLTNLSLLTSLILDDCGLSGKLPKRIFKLQNLKVLSVSYNPAFTGYFPDDYSGSSPDLMSLKLSSTNFFINLPSLIERFPSLKELGVRSCNISEGPVPLSLGNLRDLIYLDLSYNKFNGQVPLSLGNLRDLIYLDLSFNKFNGQIPTATLVNLTQLTYLSLSNNYFHGSVPQSLFNLMNLQNLYLGYNNLSGTVEFQKFLNLQKLTELDLSNNNLELLAESRFLNNATTVLPKFESLGLGGCNIREFPDFLRSQEALLQLDLSGNKLQGQVPKWMRNISTQALQYINISHNFLSGFEKTAAALPWPNLEFLDLSFNMFRELLLLPLTSFRYYNIANNNLTGQVSPMICNMTSLEYLDLSNNKLIGDLPQCGRNFSVYLEYLKLGNNSFHGNLPQSYFNGSNLRMMDISHNSFQGQLPRSLANCASLESLVLSHNNFGDTFPVWLGALPELKILKMDHNVFYGVILKHDKKNLQFPMLRILDLSYNDFSGQFPFEYIFSGNGTISVTHDLEYYHFYSMSSGYYSITIICKGVERYYSRVREDLILIDISSNNFEGNIPEYIGKLQGIWSLNLSNNILTGRIPSSLSNLSRLESLDLSHNKLSSEIPQQLAQLDSLSKFNVSHNNLTGPVPRGIHFTTFDSTSYLGNQGLCGDFLPKKCGNSVGSQFPPSTSEDNDSGSGIELDWKFVVAGSGSGLLVGVVVADFVITKWNVWFIEIVAVLIVFSKRIRN encoded by the coding sequence ATGGGGTTATCATCTCTATGCTTAATAATTGTGTCCATCTATATCCTTTCAACAATTGTGTTGTTCCATCTTGTGGTGGCCAACTCTTTGCAGTCATATAATACTCCTACTTGCCATGATAACGAGATCTATGCCTTGCTGCAATTCAAGCAAAGTTTTGTCATTGACATGTCTGCTTCGGATTATGAGGGTGCTTATCCAAAGATTTCTTCATGGAAATCAAACAGCAGTTGCTGCTCATGGGATGGCGTAGAGTGTGATGAGAAGACGGGTCACGTGATTGGGCTTGATCTTAGTAGCAGTTGTCTCTATGGCTCTTTCAGCTCCAACAACACCTTATTCAGTCTTGTTCATCTTCAGCGTCTAAACCTCGCTTATAATGACTTCATAGGATCTGAAGTTCCCACTAGCATCAGGAACTTTCCAAGGCTTAGGTATCTCAACCTCTCTTACTCTGCCTTTTCTGGTCATGTCCCATCCGAAGTTCGACAACTGTCTAAGTTGTCTTCCCTTGATCTATCTCGCAATTATGCTATGTTTTCCAATGAAGAATTGTTAAGAAGCCTAGCTCAAAATTTAACTGGCCTACAAACACTTGATCTTTCTTCCATTAATATATCATCCACAGTACCCGACACCCTGACAAATTTGTCTCTTTTGACATCCCTCATCCTTGATGACTGCGGGCTGTCTGGCAAATTACCAAAAAGAATCTTTAAATTACAGAATTTGAAGGTTCTTAGTGTGAGCTACAACCCTGCTTTCACGGGGTATTTTCCTGATGACTATAGTGGAAGTAGTCCTGATCTCATGTCACTCAAACTCTCGTCCACTAATTTTTTCATAAACCTCCCTTCTTTGATAGAAAGGTTTCCTTCACTGAAAGAGTTGGGTGTGAGATCATGCAATATTTCAGAAGGTCCAGTACCATTGTCACTTGGTAATCTTAGGGATCTCATCTATTTGGACCTTTCATATAATAAGTTTAATGGTCAAGTACCATTGTCACTTGGTAATCTTAGGGATCTCATCTATTTGGACCTTTCATTTAATAAGTTTAATGGTCAAATCCCTACAGCTACGTTGGTAAACCTTACCCAACTTACATATCTATCACTTTCTAATAATTATTTTCATGGTTCAGTCCCCCAGTCCTTGTTCAATCTCATGAATCTTCAGAACCTTTATCTAGGATATAATAATTTGAGTGGTACAGTAGAGTTCCAGAAGTTTCTTAACCTACAGAAACTCACCGAGCTAGATCTATCTAATAATAATCTGGAATTGCTCGCAGAATCTAGATTTTTGAATAATGCAACTACTGTACTTCCAAAGTTTGAGTCTCTAGGATTGGGTGGGTGCAACATCAGAGAGTTCCCAGATTTCCTAAGATCTCAAGAAGCATTGCTTCAATTAGATCTCTCTGGAAACAAATTGCAAGGCCAAGTACCAAAATGGATGAGGAACATAAGCACCCAAGCTCTGCAAtacattaacatttctcataacTTCCTGTCAGGCTTTGAGAAAACTGCAGCTGCCCTTCCATGGCCGAACCTTGAATTCTTAGACCTGTCATTCAACATGTTTCGTGAATTATTATTGTTACCTTTAACATCCTTCCGGTACTATAACATTGCAAACAACAACTTGACCGGACAAGTTTCACCAATGATTTGCAATATGACTTCTCTTGAATACCTTGATTTGTCAAACAACAAGTTGATTGGCGACCTACCTCAGTGTGGGAGAAATTTCAGTGTTTATCTGGAATATCTCAAACTTGGAAACAACTCATTTCATGGAAATCTTCCTCAATCATACTTCAATGGAAGCAATTTAAGGATGATGGATATCAGTCACAACAGTTTCCAGGGGCAACTGCCGAGGTCACTAGcgaattgtgcaagtcttgaaaGTTTAGTCCTTTCACACAATAATTTTGGTGATACCTTCCCTGTTTGGTTGGGGGCTCTCCCtgagttgaaaattttgaaaatggaCCACAATGTGTTCTATGGAGTGATTCTGAAACATGATAAGAAGAATCTTCAATTCCCGATGCTGCGTATTCTTGATTTGTCTTACAATGATTTCTCAGGTCAGTTTCCATTTGAATACATTTTTTCTGGAAATGGAACAATAAGTGTCACTCATGATCTGGAGTATTACCACTTTTATTCAATGTCTAGTGGGTATTACTCAATCACGATAATCTGTAAAGGTGTGGAGAGATACTACTCAAGAGTTCGAGAGGACTTGATACTCATTGACATCTCAAGCAACAATTTTGAAGGGAATATTCCTGAATACATTGGGAAACTTCAGGGGATTTGGTCACTCAATCTCTCCAATAACATTCTCACGGGTCGCATCCCATCATCCTTGAGCAACTTATCAAGGCTTGAATCATTGGACCTTTCACATAACAAGCTCTCTAGTGAGATTCCTCAGCAACTGGCACAACTTGATTCTCTCTCAAAGTTCAATGTCTCTCACAACAATCTCACAGGCCCTGTACCACGGGGAATCCACTTCACTACATTTGACAGCACTTCATATTTGGGAAACCAAGGATTGTGCGGAGATTTCTTGCCCAAGAAATGTGGAAATTCTGTGGGCAGTCAATTTCCACCTTCAACATCAGAAGATAATGACTCGGGCTCTGGAATTGAATTGGATTGGAAATTTGTTGTGGCAGGGTCAGGGAGTGGCTTGTTGGTGGGAGTGGTTGTTGCAGACTTTGTGATTACCAAGTGGAATGTGTGGTTCATTGAGATTGTTGCAGTACTGATCGTGTTTTCAAAAAGGATAAGAAATTGA